In the genome of Arachis stenosperma cultivar V10309 chromosome 2, arast.V10309.gnm1.PFL2, whole genome shotgun sequence, the window aattacaataagGGAATAATATGCGAcacattttggttgtaaaattaataagaaagagaggagaattctttaattttggagaGAAAGATTTAATTCCTATTACAATAAGAAAGTGACAATTAGCACAGTTTAgttgtaaaattaaaaatatataatataataaaatataatagataatagattcctatcatataattttatattcttaaaatacatACTTATTTTTTTTGACAAGTGAATTAGACAACCCCCAATCCTAAGTATCCCAATAGATTAGACAATCCAATCCTAAATACACACACCCACTGACCCATATACTCCTCATATTTTTACCACATTTTTATCTCAAGTGTAATTTCTAAGATTTGAACCCTAGACCCTTAAGATAAAGAGGGAGAGATATGCTAATTGAGCTAAGTCTCATTACATCCTTGTTTTAGTATGGAATTATaaacacattttttttttgtcaatctCTGCATATAAGAGCTATTCatctataaaaatataaagGTCTAATTTTAGCCAATAAATTAAGAACTTTCGTAACTTTTTTCATATTCATCAATAGTACTACATATAATCTTTGGTTACCAAAAATGCAACCTCCAGCATTACCAAAAAACCCAACATACTCATTTTTATTAACTCATAATCTGACCCCTCTAATTAATTCACTCCCCAACAACCTCTGTCCCTTCTGAGTCTCTGTCTGAGCGTGTTAACACCACGCTGCCAGAAGTCAAGCGTTCCAAGAAGCCACGCATCTTTCGCACCTGCTGAAAAATTTTGTGTTCACCACCGTAGCATTGGCCTTCAACGGAAGCTTCTTTGTCTTTGGAACTTGGATGAGGATGATGATGTAATCCGCACACAGACTTCAACCGAGAGAAAAGCAAAACCAGCAAATCTCTGCTGTCTTATCTCCAATATAAATTGGAACGGAATCGACACATAGGTCAAATCAAACACTCTAGTCTAAAGTCTAAActtataataaaaaacaaaaaagaaaagaaaaggggaGAAATTTCCCATGGCAGAAAGAGTAGAGGGATTCAACTTCGAGCAAAGGCATGGGAAAGAGAGGGTAAGGGTGGCTCGCCTGTGGAAGACGAAGGAAGGAAAACACTACGTTGTGGAGTGGCGAGTCGGCATCAGCCTCCTCTCGGATTGTGTCAACTCTTATCTCCGTGATGACAACTCCGATATAGTTGCCACTGACACCATGAAGAACACTGTaaccttcttcttcctctcttcttctGTGTTAGTAATTTTCTGCGTGATTTGTAGCTCTGATATCTATCTGTTTGTATGTTGATATTTGGAGTGCGAATCTATTTACTTTCTGATGGGATTTAAAATCAGTTATTTGCTTTTCTGAACTTTACCAGTTCAATATTTTAGTCTATTAAAAGATCTATATTGTAAATGTTAACAAAACAATTATGCCTGAATCTCATATGCTGCTTTGTACCTTCTGTTGGTTTCAATTGTATTTTCTCAAGAAGTGGCTAAATAGATGTGATGTTAGGTTTGTTTTGATATGATCCTGTCTCTAGAAAGAAATAGACAAGAATACAAAGAGTTATTGATTAGAGACCGATATTTTCTGCTTACATTTCTTGGAAACACAAGAACTGCAAGTATTTCTGTCTTAGATGCTTATAATATAATACCAGTATTTAAACTCAGATCACATAAAATGTTTACAACCCTGAATTTGCTTGCATATGATATGACATCTCctgtattaatttttaaatatctttGCTATTTGTCTTTCATCCTCCACCATCACATCTgttcaattttgattttttttttatgaaaatattgCTAGGTATATGCAAAAGCCAAGGAGTGCTCTGAAATACTTTCTGTTGAGAACTTTGCTATTGAGCTTGCCAAGCACTTTATATCATTCTATAGGCAGGTCGGTGAATGGTAAAATACAGTATAATATCATTATTCAAATAAATCTTCATTGGTTTTCTTTTATCCTTTATAATCCTCTTGCATTATGCtctttctcttaaaattttcttgCTAACAATTTTTCTTTGACCAAATTATTTCTATCACATTATGGTTTTCCGATTGAAGTTTGGAAAGGTTTAAGAGGAAAGCTGTTGGTTGGTTAAGCTAATTTTTCAATGAGgataagtttagtgtggtagAGATGAGGATGCTTAGATGAATGATTGACCAAACACTCGTAGACAATGCAAGGAATGGGGATATAAGAGAGAAAGCTAGAGTAGTGCCTACTTTTGAAAAGATGGTAGAATCTCGTGTTAGGTGCGTTGAACATATGAGGAGAAGATCAACGGAATATGAAGGTGGATCAGGAAGATAGATACGAGGAAGATCTAAAAAGACCTTTTACTAGGTTTAGTCAAAGGAGATCTATGTATAAATAGTTTCACGGTAAACATGATATATGATAGGGTACAATGGTGTCGTTTAATCTATGTAGTCTACCCATCTAGTGGGATAAGACtttgttattattgttgttgttatatTGTCTTCCTCCCCTTAGTTTTTTGTTGCTTTATGGCTTTTCACAGGTTACTACAGCTATTGTAAACATTGTGGAAAAGCCATGGGAACGCATCATCGTGGATGGTCAACCTCATATGCATGGTTTGTTAGACTATGTTACATTCCACAATAGTATTTGTTTCAATATGGTATAGTTCGTAGATTGTACCCTTTTCTAATTGCTTTTGGTTATACAATTTGTAATATTTGGCAAACAATTTTGGTTGCCTAACATATTTCAAATTTGTATTTCACTTCTTGCTTTATTGCACTTTTAGTGGAACTAGCAATTTGAGTGAAACATTTCATTAGTTTGTCAAAATGGACAAATCCCACTTTCATCATATTTTTCTGCCTTGATGCTGTGTTGAATACTGGTGTAGCTAATTTTAGATTCCGTGATTCAGTAATAAATTCCAGTTTGTTTCTTTTCAGCCCTCAAGTCCTTTGATTTTATTTGTATAAGGTTTCAAACTTGGATTTGAGAGGCATACAGTTGAGGCAATAGTAAAAAAGTCTGGTGCTCTACAGTTGACTTCTGGTGTTGAAGGATTATCAGTGCTGAAAACTACTAAGTTAAGTATGCTATATATAAACCTGTACTTTGATTTTGATATAATATTTCATGTGTATGTAATACATAATCTCTTAAACAGTATTTTGTTTTGGGTCCAAATTCTTCTAAAATATTATAGTTGGTGATTACTTTGATATTATGGTTTCACAATTATAGGAGAAGCATGACATGATATGGTTTTGAGTTGAAAGGAAATTCCTTTTCCTGCTTGTGATCCCCTTCTTCTATCCCCCTAACGCTGGAAAGAATATCAAATGTATAAAGTAGGTATCGATAACAGAAACACAAAAAAGTATATTTGcaattatatataatagatCTATATCTATAAGAAGGATCATCAACGtagatttttctaaaaaaaagtttttttttaaagaacctgaagaatttttatttataaaaatgttCTAGAGTTTATTAAATGCCCAATAATGTTTAGAGGAAAGGGGCAGCCCGATGCACAAGCATCCTGTATTAACGCAGGTCCTAGGAAGGGCCGCATCTAAAGGAAGAATGTTATCAGTGGCTGTTTCGACGGCTTGAACCTATGACCTTGAGGTACAGAGACAACTCAACTATTGCTCTAAGGCTCCCCTTCAATAAGATTtagaggaagagaaagaaaaccTCTTTGGAACTATTAAAAAGGATCAAGTTCTAAATTGGACtactaaaattttgaaaagttgggaatctttttttttttctgtaacATACTCAAACTGCTTTTAGTACTATAATACTCAAACCTTTCAAAATTTGTATGAGCATATGGATAACGACCTAGCATTTCTTGGAGGTCTGGTTTCTGACATCCATACTATGATGCTGAGTTTTTGTGACAAATATTGTGTCAATTTTCTTTTACTCTCCACTGATCCCGCTTTTACGAAATAGTAGCTGCTATTGGTCTCCTTTTGATTTACAGAGTTAAAAGCAAGATTGTGATATACAATCCCTTATTTCTGTTCTAACTTTAGTTTGGATTGGTTGTGAGCAGTCTGGTTTTGAAGGGTTTATACGAGACAAGTACACGGCTCTTCCTGAAACACGTGAAAGGATGCTGGCAACAGAAGTAACTGGTCTGTGGAGGTAAGACTTCATTGTTTCCTTAGACATTTTTTTCCCTATTAGTGAATCTTAATGAAGAGGTAAAAACAGAAATAGTTTCTGGTGTCGGAAAGAGTTATGCGATTTAAATCAATCACCTAAATTACATAGATATCTTGCAGGCTTAATTCTGACTTTTAAGCAACTTTATTACACTTAAGTTATTGTTTattaataaaaagatttttatttgAGCATCATAAGGATTATTTATTTAGCACCATCATGGAGAGAAGTTATCATATTGCAATAACTATTGCCACCAATGGTTAAATGTGGAAATAGAGTCATTCTTCTAATGTAACTTGTAGGTACTCTTATGAATCACTAAGCAGCGTCCCACAGAAGCCACTTTACTTTATGGAGAGGTACGACGATGTTAAAAGAGTTCTGCTTGAAACCTTTTTCGGTCCACCGAATGTGGGGGTGTACAGCCCATCTGTTCAAAGCACTCTCTATCAAATGGCAAGGGCCACATTGAACAGGTATCTCTCTTCAATACTCTCCCTGTTTAGGGAGGCAATCGATGCTTCTTTATCCACTCTGCACCTCAGTGTAGAACCCGCAATCAGTTTATGTTTATTTCCTACGTGCTTCAAATTTATTCTTTAGTTCAATCAAGTAGGGTCTGACAATTAACTATATGCTTCAGATTTCCTGACATAGATTCTGTTCAACTAAAGATGCCAAATATTCATTTCCTACCAGTCAATATCTCAAATACAGGTGGTCAAATTGTAAAGGTATTCCCTCTTTTCCCTAAGAGCTCACTACATTAATAGAACCAATGAATAGACTGAAATGGATTAATATAGACTGAACTTTTTATGGAATAATTGTACATTTTCCCATTTTTAAGATATCAAAGCATGAAATGGAAGAAATTTCATCTCCGTTTTCTGTAAATAGAATTAtagaagatgaagaataagaaattTTAGTAGCTTGCACTTTCATCTCCTTTTGCCCAAATTTGGAGAGATCGGAAAATAAGAATATTCAATAGAGTAGAATGGATTCAATCCAATGCCATTTTGTTCTATTCTATTCTATTATTAAGTATCCAACAGTGAAACTGAATACTCTTTCATGAATTCATGCAAGTCCTCAAACCATAAAGGTCCACCTCCACTATGTGCCACATAAGTTGAAGCCTTCATTTCATTCCCCACCATTCCATCACTTTGGATCGTTccaatcataaaaaccaaagaaTGGTAAACAACCACAGTTGTGAATTGACTGGGGTAGTATGAATGTTGAGTGAATGGTAAAGAACCACGGTTGTGAATTGACAAGTTTGGTTTTACATTCTCGTGGTTTTACAGTCTTACAAGCGTACCATCCAAAAACAAGCTAACTTGCATAAACTTTGAAAAAACTGATATACTCTTGATCCTATTAGCAATCTTATATTCTTATGTGTTTATATTTCGATTCGTTATGTCCTCAAATGTACAAGtttggttagtgttgttggttACTCAAGTATCTGGTTATGTCATGCAATATTTATTCAATTATTAAGCTAATTCCATATAGATACTATTAAATTGTCAAGCAACAAAAGTAATATTTGCATTGATTAAAATATACTATAATAATAAGTCctatattgaattatttttacaATGTTGCCTTTCACTTTTCGAGTTTATGGTCCAAGTTTATTAAGACCACATTAGCTTGCCTCAACTCTCCTCATCAGcgagtttattattattattattagagaaaCTCTAGGGAACCAATTATAGCATAAGCCAATTCAGTTAACTCTTCTTTGTTTCTAATTTTGAAATTCCAGAAAATGGGGAGTAGTGAGgagttgttttatttttttttttatgtaaataacaTTTTTCAACTAATTGGCTATAATTGGCTATATCCCAAGTTGGTCCCTAGCGGAAtccttattattattgttattgttattgtttgGTAACTTCTTTAGGCACTCTTGATttatagtttttaataattGTGCGTTTAAGCAAAGTGACAGATAAAAAGATACAGAAGAGTAGTGTGTAATCCCCCTTTTTTTATGTAAAGTTTTGATATgatgaataatataaataaaattttgaatgcAATGTATTGGAATTTGCTTCCAATGCATAGGTAGTTTAAACCCTAATTTAATATCTTAAAGCTGTTAAATGATGGTGTTTGTGCAGTTTAACGATGATGTATACTTACCCACGGACGAGCCACATGGGTCGATTCAAGCTACATTGAGCCGCTTTTGGTCAAAGATGTAGGAACTGCTGAAACACCACAGATACAGATCATCCTTTCTGATCAAAATAACatgttatatataaataatgttGGTTATGCTTTTCCAGCTGTTTCTTTACATGCCCTTTCTTCAGAATAAAatgtataggcaagaactgctTGGGTTGTTCTATGAGCATGTCAAAAGTCAAAACTGATTGGTATGGCCAGTTTGAAAATCTGAACATAAAGGTAGTGTTTGGTGGAGAGAGAAAGAccgagagacagagactaaaataaatttcagtgttttgtttggtgtaaaatgggagacagaaattgaaacaagaataaagttctaatttaatttgtacaaagggtaaaattaaaattaattaaaatgagagtattttaggtataaaatattattaaagtttcagtctctgtttttaaaaatttcagtccctTGTGTCCTTACTTTTTAGAGGTACTGAAATTTTGGAAatagagacagaaattttagtattaGTCTCTAAATCAATAAACATGATACTGAGTCTTTCAGTCTCTGTTTtaatacctcaaaacaaacgctatCAAAGAGATATTTCAAAGAGATATTTCGGATATCATTATGGGAAAATATGGATTAATGTTAATTAGTAATGGCTGATATTGTTATCCTCTACAAAACGGAAACATTATCTTGTTTTCATCATTCGTGCATGTATATAGTATATACCAAGTTTTTGTCAGGTTCTTTTGGGATTTCCCAACGTGATATTGTCTTGTCTTGTGGTGCCGAAAGTGTTTGAAACATTTGCAAGTTCGTTCCAAGGGGGCAAGATATCAAAAGTCACGTTTGGCACTTCAAATGACTGAATCTCTTTGCCACTCATGCAAATCATATATGCTAATCACCGAGTTGGATTTTGTCACCACGAGTCTGGATCCAACGTCGCTGAATTTCACATTAACGcaactattttttttctagCTTGCAGAAGTTTGACCATTGGCAAATGGGAGTCTAATCCAGGTTGAGAACTCTTCAGGTGTTCTTAGTTCGAACTAAGATAGAAGCAAAGTAGTAGCAGAAGTAACAATTATAACGAGTTCATAATAACAAGCGAGAGTGAACAAGCCTATATAGCTAAAAAATAAGAAAGCTACTAGTATCAAAAAAAGAATAGCCAACTTCTAAACAACACAATTAATTCCATGAAGCTTGGATTCACATGAGAGCAAAATCATTAGAAAGCTTATTGTCTCTAGTATATTCTTACCCTTAATTATGGATTTTGGAAGTTTGTTGCCTAAGACTTCTTAAGTGCACAAAACTAATAGGAAACTTGGTGTTTCTAGTATATCCCTGTCTAAAATCAACTCTGTTAGAGGTCTCTAAGGAGTTATATTCATATTTGAATAAACTAAATAGGAAGTTGATCTGTGAGATAGGGAAGTTTTAGTTTTGCCCTGTATTTTGAGCTAGGTTGCCCATAAAATTTAGAAACTGAAGGTTTGTTTCCTTAAGATCATTTTTGGATAGAGTTTGTAATTTCAATGTCGTTTGCCTACGTTACAATGTAGAGCATTTTAGCTTACGACCTCCACTAGAGGAAACCAAGAGTGTTTGGGACTTAATGAATCTATGAAAAGAGGTTTGACATGATTGATAATCATAATTCAGTTGTGCTATATGCACACCACTTTCAGTCACTATTTTCAGCCACCGTATTTGTATACATATacaatacaaaatttaaaaattaaaaatcaaatcccACTCTCACTCTTTACGTGCGTTGTTTCCGTTCCTCTTTTTCGTTCCTTCACTCTCATTCTCACTCTCCGACACTACTCCATCCTCATTCTCATTCTCAAAGGCGATTCTCCTTCcccctctttctttctctccgATCGTACAATTCTCCTTCACTCTCTTTCAAGCGCGGTTGCGATTCTCCTTTCTCTGTCTCAAGCGTAGTGCTCTCCGTCTTAGACGCGAACTTCTTCGGCTGCATTTTCCTTATTTGATTCTGCAAGGTAAGCTTTTATTCCTTGGACTTCTATCAGCTTCTTCGACGGCATTTTTCTTGTTCGTTTTGAACTTCTATAAATCAATTTGTGTTGTGCATAGTTTGTACTCTCAAACAAAAATTTATACTAATAGCATGGGTATGCTGGATATTCACAAAAGTTAACACATATACCAACTTCTTATTCCTTTTCACAATATCCTAGAACATACCAAGATTTGGTATGTAATATGTCTATTTTGATCCCACTTTGTAATTCTTATATTCTATGAAAAATTAACCCTCTTTACATAATTGGTATAAAAAGCTTCATAATTTTTCACAGAGAAAAATGTCATTCCTATGTTTGGAACAACCTAAAACAtggatattaaaaaaattaaaattaaatcaggaataaaaaatgaataataaaaaattaaaatcaaattagagccatatgcatatgtaAAATTATCTCAATGGcttacaaaaaattttaaacgtGTAAACTACCAATTGACTCTAATCTAGGGGTTAAACATTTTTTTCATTACACAGATTTATAACATAAATTTTCTAGGATGTAATCACACAACATACATGATGTAATTGGGAGGAATTTCTTTCTAGAACCAAATAAAAGGACCCAAATGACATAATGAAGCCACAAATAAAAAGTATTGGCCAAATCAGAAGCATTTGCATAACTAGATATACAGATAACCAAAATTCAACACATATAATACATTGATCAACTGGAGCAACTAGACTCTCCATTAGAAACCAAATATGTAATTAAACCATTCAGGAATAAAAAAtggataataaaaaaattgaaatcaaattaggaataaaaaattaacatatgAAGTAAATTAAACACAGACATCATGATTCAAACTTGTGGATTCTATTGAATCAGAAGTTATAATCAAAACCCTAAGATAACAAGAACCAGAAACGACACTGAGAAGAGTTTTTCTAAACTGCAGGATCGAAGCAGAGCAGAGAGAAGCgtggagaagagaagaaagcgAGGAGTGAGGTTGGCACGATCGAAGAGAAGAGAAGTGATGTGCATGCAATGGAACCCCTCTGCCGAGAAGAGAAGAAATCGCAATTGAAAGAGGAGATTTTTGGCGCGATGAAGAAACTCCTAGGCGCGTTGTATTGTCTTTGAATCCTAGTGCATCCTTATACATAACCGTATCTCTACTGTATCCCAGTGAGAGTGGCTGAAAAGTGGtgtacaaataacatttttctttaaatatagTAATAACTTACCAAGACTGACCTCTATACCTCTTTCTTCACAAGATAAAACCTCTTTAGAGCATGAtaatatttcttcttcttcaccattAAGCAACAATAGTCAACATGTCATTACTAGTGACAATATTATTTCTCATCAAGAGAACATCATAATAGACAATGTAAATTCTACACAAAGGCAGCAGCATGATccttcatctaatccttcttcATCCTCTAATCCAAGTTAGAGACATCAACTTCATCAAAATACTCATTCCATGTTGACAAGATCAAAGATAAGTTCTTCTAAACCcaaacactacaagaaaataagctttttgccacgcttttaaagcgtgccgaAAAGTGCTAAAAAGAGTGCCGAtagcttttcgccacgctttttgagcTATCGGCACACTTTTAAAAGGGTCACATCCGCCAGCGTGCCGGTtgctctatcgccacgcttttgtgGATCTATCGACACGCTTTctttttggccacgctttcaactcttgccacgcttttaagCGTGGCCATAGGTGTTAACTTATCggtacgctttaaaagcgtaccAAAAAGTTCACATATCGCCACACTTTTGAAACGTGCCAAGAAAGCTGGTTTTCAGAGACAGTCAATATCACAATCCGCAAATAGCTCTCTTTGTTCCCAAAAAACTCGAGAAAATTCAAGTAATCTACATAAAGAAATCcaaaaacaaataaagataATTATTTAGAGACTGTTGTTAAAGAGcatttttgttcttgttttgatcCTTCCACAGCTGGGGTTGCTGCTGCTGTTATTGCAGCCGCTGCTTTGTACATGATGAGTTTCTGAATGACTGCTTTGTACATGACGAGTTTCTGAATGGCAAAGTTGTTGAATTAGTCCAAGAAGAAAACAAGTAGGACCCTTTGCTAGCTAAGACCCCAGGGTTTATGCACAAAAAGGAGAAAATTATATACTTGCCTCATTAGGTTCTGTAAAGAGTACGATGCATTAGTGTCTTCCAAAAATTTGAGACAAGAATTCCAAGACCTCGTCCTCTGTCTCTCAATTTCTGTTTTCTCATTTAAGTTAGTTCAAATTGTCCCAAAAACATCACATGTGGTCAACCAatataattaagtaattaactATGTAGTATTATAGCATGGAGTAAAAAATCAAGAGAGGGTGGTCAGATACCTTGAATGCATCTTCATCGATTCTATCATCTAATATAAACAGGAATTTTAGCTTTAAACAAGTCTAAATAGTTTAACAATAATAGCAATAGCAATAGCAGTCAGCAGCCACTAATAACTCAAAACCCACAATTTGAGTGCATAAcctcaaataaataaataaataaatgaataaataaataaagcgCTTAATGTACTAGAATAATTTATCATGTTCCTAGAATAATTTATCATGTTCCTATTTTGACAAATATTACTTAATATACTAGAATAAAGTATGTAAgccaaaaaatattttccttccctttttacaataaaggatgaactctaatcTTTGGTCTCTTATTTAGATTTATGAAAATGACTCCAAAAGTGTTAAAGTGGAtttttagagagaaaaagaaattaaacctAATCATGATAGGGTAGcatttaaaaatatactaatttttatcGTCATTCCATTTCGTTTCATAGACTATACAATAATAATCAATTTGTACAAAGCCTAATATAGCAAGAGACAAAAATCTCATTCTAATTAATTAAGGTATAACTACGTTTATGGCCTAGCTAGTAGCATCAAAGATGAAAATTGCTTCTTGTCTCAAATAGATCTCATTACTCACATTTAGTTAGGACCCCAACAAGATAAGTACATGACTGTTTTAAAATGAATTGAACACAAAATATTCTGTAAAATTTGATtaacttggtcaaaaattttagAAGGTCTATATGATCGAAATTCAGTATATGGTTTTCTttgcttttaaaaaaaagaaaaggaagaagagagaaaggagAAAGCCACTAATCAAACTCTTATCAGATGCAGTGCTTTGTTTTATaagaaaaattactaaaatcaaATAAGCAGAATCATAAAACAAGGCTAGATTATTACAAGAAAAGTCTTATAAGGGAAGTTTAGGACAAAACAAGGACCTACCGGTTCACTGTATGTACCAACAGATCATTAGTATATTTGATGTTCCATCATATAATAAGATGCTTGAACAGAAGCTGAAGAAAGCTACTGCAGCTGCCTCTCTTGCTCTTTTTGATGAACTACCCATGGGAAGAACAGGAAGTCTTGGGGGGTGCTGATTCCAATAGCAAATCTGTCAGCATGTATCCCAAGCAAGAAGCCTTGCAGTTCCAGAGTCAACAATTGACCAGTCACTAGCCATGTATACAGAAAAGGAAATGTTTCATTAAAAGCTATTCATATCATTGAAAGGAAACTTTCAATTTTTGTACCTTCAAAAGATGTTGGAAATATGAAGAATGTCGGTGCTGGTTCCTGTTCTTATAGACAATCTTTGCAGAATGCCACACTCACATTGGAGTTGTGCAAGCATAGGTGTTATTCTTGTCTCAATTATTTCAAATTCAGTACCCATCAAGTACCTTCAATTTAAAATATGATTCACTGATAAAGCAATTGAACAAAGGAAAAATAAACACATCAAGTACCCATCAAGTACCCTTCGTGTTGAGTGCATTCGTTTCAGGACTCTTGCAAGTCTTGCTGGACAGGTTGGCTTCACGCCAAATTCTGAAACTATTTCATCAGATAACTTCAGCAGCCAAGAAGCTGAGGTCCAGTTGCTATTAGTGAAGACAAGTACATAGTAAAAAAGTTTTATCTAAATTAAGTAGGGTAATAATTCATAGGGGGAATTCATAAACTATTTATAAAGATTAATGACAATACGataatcaacaataatcaaTCTAACAGACagcaacaataaaaaaattatatggatTGTGTATGAAATTAACAAAACACCATCAACAATAATCAATCTAACACAAATAGTGAACAGACTCAAACTCAAAATAGTTAACATCGAATTCCATTGAAGCACACATAATAGCAGCATTGCATTGGGATGCTCCTCAAAATAATTGTAGGGTAATTAATTCATATGGGGAAAATTCATAAACTCaatatttataaaaagattaatgACAATACGATAATCAACAATAATCTAACAGACcagcaacaataataaaaaatatttatatggaTTGTGTATGAAATTAACACAAACACACCATCAACAATAATCAATCTAACACAAATAGTGAACACAGACTCAAACTCAAAATAGTTAACATCGAATTCCATTGAAGCACACATAATAGCAGCATTGCATTGGGATGCTCCTCAAAATAATTAACATCAAATCTGCACTGCATTACTCACAcacatttaatcaaacacatggtGGGCAGTAACAGTGGCAGTGATAGAGTCTAAATAAAGAAACGAAAGAAACCTCAAGGGTTGAGCGCCGAGTGAGGGATAGGTAGCGATAGACAGCGCCGAT includes:
- the LOC130960827 gene encoding uricase-2 isozyme 2-like, with the protein product MAERVEGFNFEQRHGKERVRVARLWKTKEGKHYVVEWRVGISLLSDCVNSYLRDDNSDIVATDTMKNTVYAKAKECSEILSVENFAIELAKHFISFYRQVTTAIVNIVEKPWERIIVDGQPHMHGFKLGFERHTVEAIVKKSGALQLTSGVEGLSVLKTTKSGFEGFIRDKYTALPETRERMLATEVTGLWRYSYESLSSVPQKPLYFMERYDDVKRVLLETFFGPPNVGVYSPSVQSTLYQMARATLNRFPDIDSVQLKMPNIHFLPVNISNTGGQIVKFNDDVYLPTDEPHGSIQATLSRFWSKM